The Skermanella rosea sequence CCTCTTCGACATGGCTGGAGTTGAAGACTCTCTCTGTGAAGAGCTTGTCCCTGAAGGCGGTTTGGACCCTTACGTCCAGCAATCGGGTGCCTTACGCAACCGCCTCGGTTTGACCGACCCTGGCGACATCAAGGACGCCGAGGCGGCCGCGGTCCAGTATCGTTCTCGGGAGGCAAAGAACTACCTAAAGGCCCAGACCCGCTTCACGTTCGATGTCTGGAAACAGGTCCACCGCATCCTGTTCCAGGACCTTTACGACTGGGCGGGCGAGCCGCGCTCGATCAACATGGGGCGCGAGGGAAAGATCGTGTTCAACACGGCGGCGGAGATCCCGGGGGAGGCCGCCGCCGTGCTCGATCGGGTCGAGCGGTCGGCCGACTTCGCCGCCGACATGGGCGCCTTCTATGCGGAGATGAATTTCCAGCACCCTTTCCGCGAGGGCAACGGCCGGACATTGAAGCTGCTGTTCTCGGCCATCGCCATTCGCCGCGGCATCCTCCTCGACTGGGGCCGGCTGAACCTGGAAGAGTACACGGGGGCGCTCGCCCATTGGCAGCGAACCCTGGATGCCTCCCGGATCCAGGCGGTGCTCACGGCCTCCGCCCGGCCGGCAGCCCCGGAAGACGCGTTCTGACCGATTTGGCTGACCGGATTGCCCTCATCTCCCGGCGCTTGTTGCCACATCCATAAGCCGTTACGCTTCCTTCCTGAAGCGCCGCCGTCAGAGCGGTCGAAACAGGGAGGAGGGCAGCGCCATGGCATCCGTCGGGATCGCCCAGGTCCGCAAGGCCTATGGGCAGCACGAAGTCATCCACGGAATCGACATCGACATCATGGACGAGGAATTCGTCGTGCTGGTCGGTCCCAGCGGCTGCGGCAAGTCCACGCTGCTGCGCATGGTCGCCGGGCTGGAGCAGATCACCGCGGGCGAGATCGCGATCGGCGGGACCGTGGTCAACCTGGTGCCGCCGAAGGAGCGGGACATCGCCATGGTGTTCCAGAACTACGCGCTCTATCCCCACATGACCGTCTACGACAACATGGCCTTCAGCCTGAAGCTGCGGAAGGCCGACCAGGGCATGGTCGAGAAGCGGGTGCGCGAGGCGGCCGACATCCTGGGGCTGGTCCCCTATCTCGACCGCTATCCGCGCCAACTCAGCGGCGGGCAGCGCCAGCGCGTCGCCATGGGGCGGGCCATCGTGCGCGACCCGCAGGTGTTCCTGTTCGACGAGCCGCTGTCCAACCTGGACGCCAAGCTTCGGGTTCAGATGCGGACCGAGATCAAGGCGCTGCACCAGCGCCTGCGCACCACCTCGATCTACGTCACCCACGACCAGGTGGAGGCCATGACCATGGCCGACCGCATCGTGGTCATGCATGACGGCCACGTCGAGCAGATCGGCACGCCGCTGGAACTGTACGATTTCCCGGCCAACACCTTCGTGGCCGGCTTCATCGGGTCTCCCTCGATGAATTTCTTCGACGGCACTTTCCGCCGGGACGGCCGAAGCGCCTGGGTCGAGACCACCGGAGGAGTCAGGTTCCCGGTGGAGCCGCTTACGCGGGCCGGGGACGGGCAGGCGGTGACCTACGGCATACGCCCCGGCCACCTCACCCTGGTGACCGAACCATCCGGCCCGGGCATCCAGGCCCGGATCCAGGTGATCGAGCCGACCGGCGACGACACCGTGGTATTCTGCCGGATGGCCGAGCAGGAAGCCTGCGCCATGTTCGTCGAGCGCCACGACTTCCGGCCCGGCGACATCATCAGGTTGATGCCGAAGCTGGCCAGCGGCCACGTCTTCGACGCCGCCACCGGGCAGCGTCTCTGACTTCCGGTCAGCCGTTGACGACCGACCCGCCGTTGGGGTGGAGGACCTGGCCGGTCATGTAGGAGGCGTCGTCCGAAGCCAGGAACACGTAGCAGGGTGCCACCTCCTCCGGTTGGCCGGCGCGGCCGAGCGGTACGTTCCCGCCGAACTGCTCGACCTTGTCCTCCGGGAAGGTGGACGGGATCAGCGGTGTCCAGATCGGTCCGGGAGCGACGCCGTTGACCCGGATGTTCTTCTCCGCCAGGGACTGGCTGAGCGAGCGGGTGAAGGCGACGATGGCGCCCTTGGTCGAGGAATAGTCGAGAAGCTGCGGGCTGCCCTTGTACGCCGTGACCGACGTGGTGTTGATGATCGAGGCGCCTTCCTTCAGGTGGGGCAGGGCCGCCTTGGTCAGGAAGAAATAGGCGAAGATGTTGGTCCGGAAGGTCCGCTCGAGCTGTTCGGCGGTGATCTCCTCCAGCGACGACTTGGGGTGTTGCTCGGCCGCGTTGTTGACCAGGATGTCGAGCTTGCCGAGCTGCTCGACCGTGCGGTCGACCGCCTGGCGGCAGAAACCTTCGTCGCCGAGGTCGCCCCGGAGCGTCACGCAGCGCCGTCCCTCGTTCTCGACCAGCTTCTTGGTTTCCTGGGCGTCGTTGTCCTCCGCCAGATAGACGATCGCGACGTCGGCGCCCTCGCGGGCGAACAGGACGGCGGTCGACCGGCCGATACCGCTGTCGCCGCCGGTGATCAGGGCCACCTTGTCCAGGAGCTTGTCGCTGCCCTTGTAGTCGCGCCGGGCGAACTGGGGCCGGGGAGTCATCTCGGTTTCGCGGCCCGGCTGCTGATCCTGATGCTGCGGCGGCTGCTGTTGCTCCGGTGCCATCGGAACTCCTTTTTACGCTGGCTTGCGATAGGGCGGGAACTGCCGTTCCAACAAGCCCGTTTCCGTTTCGTCTCGGACTGGCGGGGTATACTTCCTATGATAATATGCCAGGGTGCCTCCTTTAGGTTTGCTCCGCCTGCCCGGTGCATCCATAAAGTGACTTCAACCTTTTAAAGGATGCACCCGATGCACCTGCTCCGAAGGTCTGAGTTTCAGACAAACTGTTCATGTTCCAAACTGTCCTAGTTGTTGTCTTTTTGCTATGGAGGGCTTCATGAGCCAGCGGCACGAGGTCAAGATCGAGCAAGAGCTCCACGGCCTGCTCGACAAGGCGATGGGAACCGCCGACAACGATACCCTCGCCCGTCTGCACGACCTCCTGCTCTACATGAGCGAAGGTGCCGACCTGCTCGATTACAGCTTCGACATTCCTGACGGGTTGGAGCACAAGCCCATCTTCAAGCGCATGCTGCTGAGCCAGCAGCTCCTGAGCGAGACGCCCCTGGGGCGTGCCTGAAATCGTCCGATTCGGACTATCGACGGGTATTGATCGAGGGATGTAACCAAATCTTCACGGCACCGACCCGCCGGCCGCGCTATGTCCCGCGTCGTCTATCCTCAAGCGGCAAGGGGTGAGCCTGGGTGGCGGGTCTGGTTCTCGACGGAGTTACGAAGCGTTTCGGACAGGCGGCGGCGGTCGACACGGTCGGCCTCGCCGTCGCCAACGGTGAGTTCCTGGCCGTGCTCGGCCCTTCGGGGTGCGGCAAGACCACGCTGCTGCGGCTGATCGCCGGGTTCGAGCAGGTCGACGGCGGATCGATCACGATCGGCGACCGCCTGGTATCGGCACCGCGGCTCCACGTCCCGGCCGAACGGCGCCGGGTCGGCATCGTCTTCCAAAGCTACGCCCTGTGGCCGCACCTGACCGTCGCGGGCAATGTCGGCTATCCGCTGACGGTCGCCGGCATCCGGGGGCAAGCTTACGAGGCCCGCGTCGATGCCGCGCTCGACCTGGTCGGCCTCGGCGGGTACGGGGCACGCCGCCCGGCGGAGCTGAGCGGCGGCCAGCGTCAGCGGGTGGCGCTGGCGCGCTGCCTCGTGATGGAGCCTTCGCTCGTCCTGCTGGACGAGCCGCTGGCCAACCTGGATGTCCATCTCCGCGCCTCCATGGAGGACGAGTTCGCCGCCTTCCACGCCAAGACCGGCGCCACCATGGTCTACATCACCCATGACCAGGCCGAGGCGATGGCGCTGGCCGACCGGATCGCCGTGATGGACGGCGGCCGCATCGTCCAGGTGGCGCCGCCGCGCAGCCTCTATGCCGAACCGGCGACCGCGATGGTCGCCGGCTTCATCGGCAAGGGCGCCGTGGTCGAGGTGACCGTGCTGGAGGTCGAGGACGCCAGCGCCCTGGTCCGCATCGGCGATGGCACGGCCCGGCTCCGCTGCCGACCGGGGACCGCCGCCGGGCAGGCGCTCGCCTGCCTGCGCCCGGAAGGACTGGTCCCTGGCGGGGAGGGGCTCGCCGCGACCGTCCGGAGGGCGACCTACAAGGGCGGGGCGACCTCCCTCGAGGTCGTCCCCGACGCCCTGCCGGACGCAAGCCTGCCCCTGCTGATCGGCGACGGGCCGGTGCCGGAACCGGGAACGCCGCTGCGGGTCGCGGTCCGGGACGGCTGGGTGATCCCCGCGGCGCGGTGATCCGCGCCGCTCACGCCTGCCAGGGCAGCACGCCCGGCGGCAGGCGGCGGGCCAGCAGCGATGCGGCCAGCATGATCGCCAGGATGGCGGCGACCGCGATCACCGAGACGGCGGCCGCGAGCACCGTGCTGCCGCTCTCCTCCAGCGAATAGACCACGACCCCCAGGGTCTCCGCCCCCGAGGACCATAGCAGGATCGAGACCGTCAGCTCGTTGAACGAGGTGAGGAACACCAGGATGCCGCCGGCCGCCGCGACCGGGGCCGCCATCGGCACGATCACGGTGCGCAGGCGGTGGACCAGCCCGGCGCCGCACATCTGTGCCGCTTCCTCCATCGCCGGGTCCAGGGTGTGGAAGCCGGCGATCACCGGCCGGAGCGCCAGGGACAGGAAACGGGCCAGATAGGCCACCAGGATGATCCACACCGTGCCGTACAGGGTCACGTCGAGCAGCGGCAGCGGCCGGATGAACACCAGGATCGTCGCGATGCCGAGCACCACGCCGGGCAGGGCATAGGGCAGTTCCGCCAGCAGGTTCAGCACGCGGAGCACCCGGTTCCGGCGCCAGACCACGAAGTAACCCAGCGGGACGGCGACGCAGACCAGCAGCGCCGAGGCTCCCGCCGCCAGCAGGAAGGAGTTGCGGAAGGCCCTGCTGGTGGCGTCGTGGACCAGCAGCACGTGAAGATAGTTGGCCAGGGTCACGGACGCGGCGTCCAGCGGCGCCCCGTAGACGCGGACCAGCGACGTGGTGACCAGTGCCGCCAGGGGCACCACCACGATCATCACGATCACCAGCCAGCACGCCGCCTCGACCGCCGGGCGCAGGGCGCCGAGCCGGTAGTCGAGCGACCGGGCGGGAGATCCGACGGTGCGGAAGTCCCGCCGGGCGAGGAGCCAGCCTTGGAGCGCCACCCCGGCGAAGGCGATCAGGCCGACCAGCACCGACAGCACCGCCACATCGGACAGCACAGCCGGCCCGAACCCGGCCAGCCTCTGGTAGATCAGCGTCGGCAGCACGGTGATCCCCGCCGGGATGCCCAGCAGGGCGGGGATGCCGAAATTCCCGATGGAGGAGACGAAGGCGAGCGCCGTGCCCGCGATCAGCGACGGTGCCGCCAGCGGCAGCACCACGGTCGCCAGCACGCGCCAGCGGCCGGCGCCCGCCGCCTGGGCGGCCTCGACCAGCTCGCGCGGGATCGCCCTCAAGCCGGCCCGCAGGGCGAGGAAGACCAGCGCCGACTGCTCGATACCCATCAGCAGGACGATGCCGCCCCTGCCGTAGAGCGGGTTCGGCGTGCCGGGCGGCGGCGCCATGCCCAGGGTCTTCAGCAGGACGCTCGACGGGCCGAACAGGTGGATCCAGGACAGTGCCGTGATCTGCGGCGGGATCATCAGCGGCAGCATGAAGCAGAACACCAGCGCCGGCTTGCGGCGCAGGTCGGTCAGCCCGACCAGCAGCGCGAAGGCGCCGCCCAGCGCCACCGCCAGCGCGGTCGCCCCCAAGCTGAGGGTGAGGCTGTTGCCGGTCGCCCGCCAGGTCGCGGGCGAGGACAGCACGCGGGCCAGGATCCCGGCCGCCTCGCCGCCGCGCGGGGCCAGAGCCTCGGCGATCAGGCGGACCATCGGCAGCACCGATACGATCCCGACGAGGACCGCCAGCACCGCCAGCATCGCCGCGTCCGGCCGCGTCATTTGGCGGCCGGGCAACTCAAGGCCGGAGTGAAGAGCCATCAGCCGCCGAACAGGTCGGCGAAGGCCATCTTGTTGGCCTGATCCTCGGCCAGCGCCTTGGCGCTGTCGAGCGGCAGCACCTTGATCTCGCTCAGCCGGGGGAAGCCCTTGGG is a genomic window containing:
- a CDS encoding ABC transporter permease, which codes for MTRPDAAMLAVLAVLVGIVSVLPMVRLIAEALAPRGGEAAGILARVLSSPATWRATGNSLTLSLGATALAVALGGAFALLVGLTDLRRKPALVFCFMLPLMIPPQITALSWIHLFGPSSVLLKTLGMAPPPGTPNPLYGRGGIVLLMGIEQSALVFLALRAGLRAIPRELVEAAQAAGAGRWRVLATVVLPLAAPSLIAGTALAFVSSIGNFGIPALLGIPAGITVLPTLIYQRLAGFGPAVLSDVAVLSVLVGLIAFAGVALQGWLLARRDFRTVGSPARSLDYRLGALRPAVEAACWLVIVMIVVVPLAALVTTSLVRVYGAPLDAASVTLANYLHVLLVHDATSRAFRNSFLLAAGASALLVCVAVPLGYFVVWRRNRVLRVLNLLAELPYALPGVVLGIATILVFIRPLPLLDVTLYGTVWIILVAYLARFLSLALRPVIAGFHTLDPAMEEAAQMCGAGLVHRLRTVIVPMAAPVAAAGGILVFLTSFNELTVSILLWSSGAETLGVVVYSLEESGSTVLAAAVSVIAVAAILAIMLAASLLARRLPPGVLPWQA
- a CDS encoding Fic/DOC family protein, with the protein product MTDPGDIKDAEAAAVQYRSREAKNYLKAQTRFTFDVWKQVHRILFQDLYDWAGEPRSINMGREGKIVFNTAAEIPGEAAAVLDRVERSADFAADMGAFYAEMNFQHPFREGNGRTLKLLFSAIAIRRGILLDWGRLNLEEYTGALAHWQRTLDASRIQAVLTASARPAAPEDAF
- a CDS encoding ABC transporter ATP-binding protein produces the protein MAGLVLDGVTKRFGQAAAVDTVGLAVANGEFLAVLGPSGCGKTTLLRLIAGFEQVDGGSITIGDRLVSAPRLHVPAERRRVGIVFQSYALWPHLTVAGNVGYPLTVAGIRGQAYEARVDAALDLVGLGGYGARRPAELSGGQRQRVALARCLVMEPSLVLLDEPLANLDVHLRASMEDEFAAFHAKTGATMVYITHDQAEAMALADRIAVMDGGRIVQVAPPRSLYAEPATAMVAGFIGKGAVVEVTVLEVEDASALVRIGDGTARLRCRPGTAAGQALACLRPEGLVPGGEGLAATVRRATYKGGATSLEVVPDALPDASLPLLIGDGPVPEPGTPLRVAVRDGWVIPAAR
- a CDS encoding ABC transporter ATP-binding protein, producing MASVGIAQVRKAYGQHEVIHGIDIDIMDEEFVVLVGPSGCGKSTLLRMVAGLEQITAGEIAIGGTVVNLVPPKERDIAMVFQNYALYPHMTVYDNMAFSLKLRKADQGMVEKRVREAADILGLVPYLDRYPRQLSGGQRQRVAMGRAIVRDPQVFLFDEPLSNLDAKLRVQMRTEIKALHQRLRTTSIYVTHDQVEAMTMADRIVVMHDGHVEQIGTPLELYDFPANTFVAGFIGSPSMNFFDGTFRRDGRSAWVETTGGVRFPVEPLTRAGDGQAVTYGIRPGHLTLVTEPSGPGIQARIQVIEPTGDDTVVFCRMAEQEACAMFVERHDFRPGDIIRLMPKLASGHVFDAATGQRL
- a CDS encoding SDR family oxidoreductase, with product MAPEQQQPPQHQDQQPGRETEMTPRPQFARRDYKGSDKLLDKVALITGGDSGIGRSTAVLFAREGADVAIVYLAEDNDAQETKKLVENEGRRCVTLRGDLGDEGFCRQAVDRTVEQLGKLDILVNNAAEQHPKSSLEEITAEQLERTFRTNIFAYFFLTKAALPHLKEGASIINTTSVTAYKGSPQLLDYSSTKGAIVAFTRSLSQSLAEKNIRVNGVAPGPIWTPLIPSTFPEDKVEQFGGNVPLGRAGQPEEVAPCYVFLASDDASYMTGQVLHPNGGSVVNG